GGGTGCTTCTGTGGAAGGGGTTGGACCCTGACCCAGTACTCTAATCCCGAGAGGCTGAGCCCCCAGCCTTGCACACTCTGGGAGGGTTCCTGAGAGGCAGCAGAGGCCTCCCACCCGCACAGGGGTCACGGAGCTGTAAGGCCTGTCCATGGCCACCTTTGTCCCCAAAGCCTTGGTGGCATGTGCCTCCCATCTTCCCTTTCACTTCCGACCAAGACCTTCCCCAGCCCCATCTCAAGTGCTCCCTCCCCCAGTCAGGACACTCCGATTCCCACTCTGACCCAGGCAGTCCCCCAGTGCACGCCTGGGCCACGCCTGGGGTGGAGGGAATGCAGCCCCCGTGTCACACGGGAACCTTCTCTCCGAGCCGCAGTTTCCACACCACAGGGCAAGCAAGTGGCTCGATTTAATGGGAAAACTGAACTTCCAAACTTCAGAGGACGATTAGGAGAACGTCATTATGACCTTGAGGACAGGAAGGTGTTCTTAAACGAGACATTAATCATAAGGTGGAAGGGGATTTAATTACAGACAACAAAGAGCTTGTAACCTATGAAGCGTTCtacaggggctgccctggtggcgcagcggctgagagtccgcctgccgacgcaggggacgcgggttcgcgccccggtctgggaagatcccacatgccgcggagcggctgggcccgtgagccatggccgctgagcctgcgcgtccggagcctgtgctccgcaacgggagaggccacaactgtgagaggcccgcgtaccgctaaaaaaagaattctacaaaagtgaaaagacaatccataaaaagggggaaatttttttGCCATACACGTAACTAACAAGGGTTAGTATCCAACATATGGAAATAACCGACAAAACAATTCAAAGAGACTTAATCAGGCTCCTCAAAGGAGCGGAATCTGAGGGCTAAGACCTAAGCAAAGGTGCTCACGTCGGTCAGTTACCAGGAAGAGCAGAATAAAATCACAGGAAACTGCCACTCGTCCACCAGAATGACTGAAGTTTTGAAGTCTGACGATGATGCGGAGTGATGGAGACAACGGCAAGCAGTGGGTACCACGGCGGCGTTTAAATCATTCCAGCCACTTTGGGGAAGGTTTGGGAGTGTCTAGTAAGGAGGAGATAAGGATTGCTGCCTCAGTAGTTCCTTCCCAGGCGTTTGCCCTGCAGAAATGTGTGCACTTGTGCCCCAGGAAACACGAGTGCGAGGGTGCCTGCTCACAGCAGGGCTGTTTGGAAACCAAGTCTGAAAACAGCCAAAGGTCCCCAAATGGgagaatggagaaatataccGTGGCACACAGTGGAAAACCGCACAGCCGTGGCGAGAGCCAGCTACAGCTGCAACACGGATGAATCTGGCAGGCGGAGCGTCAAAAAAGGAGCCAGGCACACATGACCCAATTCATAGCAAATCCAAAACCTAGCAGTACTCGGCTATGACTAGGGACCCATCCATGGCGGCAAAACCATAGAGCAAGGCAGGTAATAAGCATACAAGTCAGGCTGCAGCACAACTTCTGGCGGAGGGAAGGGGCTGTGCATAGCAAGGAAACTTACTGGAGTCCTGGCcgtgttctgtttcttgatctgagtgGCAACGACATGGGAGTtcgttttatatttatttgtaaaactgTACAAATATGCTTCATGCGATTTTCTGTATCATGCTGTGTGATAGCTCATTACTTTTTCAAAAACACAAGTGCATCTGAGCACCcactgtaccaggcactgggaatCCGCACACAGACTCGCACCCAGCCCTGCTCCTGGCACTAATGGCCCAGGAGCTCGTGGGATGAGGATGTGCTTTCCCCTTGGCCAGCACAGCATGGGGTCTCCTGCCTACCATAACCTCAAGCTCACTGCAGAGCCTGCCTGCTGAGCAGTGAGGCGCAGCCCCCCACTGCTCCCGTTCTCTCCTGGTCCCCCACCCTGCTTGGAATTCCAGAGATGGCTCTGGAGGGAACCCCTCTGCTGCGCTGTCACGGTTCCCTCCCCAGTGGGGGAGGCACAGGGGCTTGAACAGGCTCCTCCCATGCcctaccctccctcccaccagcacaTATGACCTTGACATACTGTGCCCGGCCAGGGCCCCCAGGCCCAGAGCTCTGTCCCTTGTCATCCCCCAGTCTTCAGAGATGATGGTACAAAGAGCTTTCCCTCGACTCCCAGGCTGTTGGGCCTGGACCCAGGCCAGTGCCCTATAGATCCTGCAGGCTCAGGGCCAAGAGGATGGGATGGGAAGGACATCTCCCCAACCTGTTTACAGGACCCAGGCCGCTATCTCCAGCTCCAATCTGCTGCCTTCCTTTATCTCAGCGGGGCCAGCCCCGGGTTCCCAGCAGCGGCCTTGCCGTCACTCACTTCCTGCCAGCGGCCCAGCGTTACAGGAATATGCACACTGAACTTGGCTCgtgcgtgtgtacgtgtgtgtgtgtgcacccacACCCCAGAGCCTGCCCCTGGAGGGGTGCCAGGGAGCCTGGGGGTGCCGCAAGAGGCAGCCACCCCAGGACTCATATCTCGCTCCCCCGAGAGCCTGCCCCGTCCTCCCACTGCTCTGTGTAGGCCAGGGAAGGGGCTACCTCGGGGACCCCCAGCTTTCCCCAGCATCTGTTCCTCATCCACTCCTGCCCCCTCCTGCACAGGGCCCCACAGCCTGCCACGGTCAGAGCTCCCGACGGGGCTCCCCGCCTCATACCACAGTGTCCGCACTGCCTGGGGGTCCTTGGGGTCGGGGAAAGTTGGGCCATGTGTCCCCCTCATCTTCCATTCAACTGGAATTACCGAGTGctgtgggctgagctgggctgggcacacaggacaCCTCGAAGGCCAAGAGTGTCCCGGCCCTGTCTATAACCTGCGGTCAGTGACAAGAAGAGACCCTACCTGCACCCCAGAAGGacagccacctccctcccctgctggACCAGGGTCAGGGAGCTTCCCGGAAGGAGCGTCTCAGCTGAGACAAGAAGACAGAGAAGGTGCTAACCAGGGACACGTGCCGCTGACTGGGGGGTTTCCGGGCTGAAGGAGCAGCAGGTGCAAAGATGTCGGGGTGAGAAGGAGGCCAGCACATTTGCGGAAGCAGAAAGGCTGCAGCAGTGTGAGGGAGGTAGCTGCGCGGAGGATGCGACCAGGGAGGGGCTGCATCTGGGGGCAGGAGCCCAAGTTGGCTTGACCCGGGGCAGTGGctacggggtgggggtgggggtccgcATGGAGGCAGGAGAGGACCCCATGACCTCCAGGGtggcagctggggagggggctggactTGCCCTCTGAGaagaggggcagggaaggggatcAGCTCAgtgacctggggtggggggcaagcaAGGCTGGCTGCACCAGGGGCTTCTGGCTTCTCATCTGGGAGCTGTGAACTGTCCCCAGCTTACCAACAGGGTGACTCAGATCTCAGACACACACtctagggacacacacacacacacacacacacacacacacacacacaggcatacatatgtatacacgggtacacacacacatgggcacacacacgtacccaccccccccacatgtgtacaggcacacctcattttattgcatttcacagacactgcttttttttttttttttaacagattgaaggtttgtagCAACTCTGCATCAAGCATGTCTatcggcgccatttttccaagagcatttgctcactttgtgtctctgtgtcacattttggtaattctcccaatatttcaaaccctccaccagcaaaatgattatgactcactgaaggctcagatgatggttagcaattttagcaataaaatatatatatatatatatttttttttgcggtacacgggcctctcactgttgtggcctctcctgttgcggagcacaggctctggacgcacaggctcagcgaccatggctcacgggcccagccgttccgcggcatgtgggatcttcccggaccggggcacaaacccgtgtcccctgcatcggcaggcagactctcaaccactgtgccaccagggaagcccaataaaatattttaaattaaggtatatacattgtttttagacataatgctattgtacattttttaaaatctttttacttttttcatattttattccatatattGATAggttaagaaagtaaaatattcctAAGTACTGATTCACAGATAATGCTTATAAGCGGCACACAAAACATTCAGTTTCACAAACGGTAATATCCAAGATCCCCTTAAATGCAATTTTAATCCTTACTTTAAGCTAAGTGCAAGAATAATACAATAAGCTAAATACACACAAAACCTGTATATGCTGAACTACAAAAGTGGTTTCCATAGCCACACATGGTCTTCACATTTCCACAATGAACAAGTACTAACAAATATGTTAATAAAACACtaccccaggacttccctggtggcgcagtggttgagagtccgcctgccgatgcaggggacacgggttcgtgccccattccgggaagatcccacgtgccgcggagcggctgggcccgtgagccgtggccgctgagcctgcgcgtccggagcctgtgctccgcaacgggagaggccacaacagtgagaagcccgcgtaccgcaaaaaaaacacaaaaaaccactACCCCAAATGCTTATCCTGCCATCGGCTTTTTCCGCAGTGCCATTCCTGCTACTGAaagcacttattatttttttttttataattttgaattttacttatttttttatacagcaggttcttattagtcatcaattttatacacatcagtgtatacatgtcaatcccaatcgcccaattcatcacaccatcacccCACACACCCGCGGCTTTCCCctgttggtgtccatacatttgttctctacatctgtgtctcaatttctgccctgcaaaccggttcatctgtaccatttttctaggtttcacatacatgcattaatatacgatatttatttttctctcttacttcactctgtatgacagtctctagatccttccacgtctcaacaaatgacccaatttcgttcctttttatggctgagtaatattccattgcatatatgtaccacatcatctttatccattcgtctgttgatgggcatttaggttgcttccatgacctggctattgaaaacagtgctgcaatgaacattggggtgcatgtgtctttttgaattgtggtttcctctgggtatatgcccagtagtggaattgctgggtcatatggtaattctaattttagttttttaaggaacctccatactgttctccatagtggctgtatcaatttacattcccacaaacagtgcaagagggttcccttttctccacaccctctccagcatttgttgtttgtagattgtctgatgaagcccattctaactggtgtgaggtgatacctcattgtagttttgatttgcatttctctaataattagtgatgttgagcagcttttcatgtgcttcttggccatctgtatgtcttctttggagaaatgtctatttaggtcttctgcccatttttggattgggttgtttgcttttttaatattgagctgcatgagctgtttatatattgtggagattaatcctttgtccattgattcatttgcaaatattttctcacattctgagggttgtctttttgtcttgtttgtggtttcctttgctgtgcaaaagctttgaagtttcattaggtcccatttgtttatttttgtttttacttccattactctaggaggtggatcaaaaaagatcttgctgtgatttatgttaaagagtgttcttcctatgttttcctctaagagttttatagtgtccggtcttacatttaggtctctaatccattttgagtttatttttgtgtatggtgttagggagtgttctaatttcattcttttacatgtagctgtccagttttcccagcaccacttattgaagagactgccttttctccattgtgtatccttgactcctttgtcatagattagttgaccataggtgcgtgggtttacctctgggctttctatcttgttccattgatctatgtttctgtttttgtgccagtaccatactgtcttgattactgtagctttgtattatactctgaagtcagggagtctgagtcctccagctccgtttttttccctcaagactgtgttggcttttcggggtcttttgtgtctccatacaaattttaagatttttttgttctagttccgtaaaaaatgccattggcaatttgatagggattgcattgaatctgtagattgctttgggtagtatagtcattttcacaatattgattcttccaatccaagaacatggtatatctctccatctgtttgtatcatctttaatgtctttcatcagtgtcttatagttttctgcatacagatcttttgtctccctaggtaggtttattcctaggtattttattctttttgttgccatggtaaatgggagtgttttcatctttagcgtataggaatgcaagagatttctgtgcattaattttgtatcctgcaactttaccaaattcattgattagctctagtagttttctggtggcatctttaggattctctatgtatagtatcatgtcatctgcagacagtgacagttttacttcttcttttccaatttgtagtccttttatttctttttcttctctgactgccgaggctaggacttccaaaactatgttgaataatagcggtgagagtcgacatccttgtcgtgttcctgatcttagaggtaatgctttcagtttttcaccattgagaatgatgtttgctgtgggtttgtcgtatatggcctttattatgttgaggtaggttccctctatgcccactttctggagagtttttatcataaatgggtgttgaatttcgtcaaaagctttttctgcatcttttgagatgatcacatggtttttcttcttcaatttgttaatatggtgtatcacattgattgatttgcatatactgaagaatccttgcatccctgggataaatcccacttgatcatggcgtatgatccttttaatgtgttgttggattctgtttgctagtattttgttgaggatttttgcatctatatccatcagtgatactggtctgtaattttgaaAGCACTTATTTTTAGAAGCTTTAATTTGACCTGGGAAAATGAGTTCTCTTAAAACCTGACAAATAGTATAAGCTCCaaagattttaaatcaaataagTCTTCCAACACAGAAGTATTCATAGGGaacttttagtttcttaaaaaataaaaaattaaaataaaaaaaatcactcttgttATCTAAAGAAAAGAGTATTAAAACAAATTATCTTAAGACAAATAAACACTCCTAAAAAAAGGTtgtattttctatcattttctccttaaaagaaacacaaaccAGTTCACTATCTTTTAATAACTTAAGACTACTGTAATCTAAAAACTTTAGAATACATGAAACACGTCTTAGCTATCAAAGGTACcatttagatttcacatattaaACAGCTACAGTACAGCCTACAATGGCACAAGTAcacttaaaacataaatattaattcatCATTTAGACGGTCAAAAGTCAGAAGGAACTGAATGGTTTGCAAGGTACTTTGACTTACATGTGGTCACTAAAATCCAGTAAGTAATTCAAAGTATGGTAATATAATCGCAGGCAATTAAAGGCTCAAATATCACTCTAAAATTGAAGACatgaaaataaagactgaaaactcTGTGGTTCTCTATCTTTCATTCACATGGCTAGATATCAGAACCTTACtgtggaaaatatagttattaagtATGATTTCCCCAGAAAATAATGAAGCTGCAGAAAGTACAAAAGGTGTCAAGATCCATAGTCATAGTTTGCttcatcaaatgcttttctaGCTCGTTTCAGTTCTTCATTCATAGTAAACAAGTCTTTAACCCTAGCAAACTTTGCTGGGTCCTTTCGCATCAAGAAGATGATATCTTCAACTTGTACCCGACCTTGTCTTCCAATTGCCATTGCCCTGTGAGTCATTTCAGTGATGAACTCTATGACAAGGTCTTCAAGAATATCTACTGACTCAGTGTAAGGATTCTGATCATCCCCAAACCCATACACCATACGCCGTAATTCTTTAGAAAAAAGTCTCTTTCTTTGACCCTGTCCACCTTCTGCACCTCCtccaatttcttcattttcctcctcaAAGGTGGGGTCTTCTTCATCTGCCATCCCAGCAGCCAGCCACCTCCAGCATGCACCCGCCTCCCACGGAgctgttattgcacacttaaaagactacagtgtagtgtaagcctaacttgtttttgttttgttttttttgttttttttttgcctaacttttatatgccctgagaaaccaaaaaatttgtgtgacccACTTTATTGTGATACTCACTTTACAGCAATGGTCTGGAACCCAACCTGCAACATCTCTGAGGTGTGCCTATACACTTACATAACAAATACTTATACACACAGCTACATATACTCCTATGTGCGTGCACATGTAAGTGCATGCCTGTACATGCATACATGCGTGGACATATCAACATGCACGTGCACACAAACTTATACAcgtatacatgtacacacacatacacagacacattcACACACGTGCATGTGCCTACACAACCCCCTGAGGCCAAGCCTTGTTCAGAGGGTCTCCCCCCTTGATAAGACCTCAGAAACAGACCTCACTGGCCCAGGGAGAGCCCCCCCACTTCTCCCCTGATAGCCTGAGCTTTCTGgtcccgcccccccccgcccccgcactgGAAGCCACCACTAGGCGAGGTAGGGGTGGCCAGGTGCCCTGGGACAAGATAGGAGGTGATAAGCAGCCACCTGGCAGAAGCAATCTCTGCTGGGCCCAGCCTTCCCCAGGAACAGCCCACTCTCTGGGGAACAGCTCTGCTATGGGAGGAGGAAGGCCCAGTTTGGTGACCAGCTGTGTCACCTGGGTGGCATTCTTGGGTAGCCCCCAAAAATGGCAGGtagccccctgcccagcccccctcccgcgaggctgctgtgaggattagctGGGAGGCTGTAGGTGGGAAGGCTTGGCAAACTGTGAAGTGACTGCAAACACAAGGTCACTCTGTGGTTCTGCCATGGCTGGGAGGTGCCTGGGGATCCAGCTGTTTGCccccttctccctgctcccctgGGAGCCACCATCACTGCCCcagtccctcccttccttccca
Above is a genomic segment from Phocoena sinus isolate mPhoSin1 chromosome 20, mPhoSin1.pri, whole genome shotgun sequence containing:
- the LOC116746303 gene encoding transcription initiation factor TFIID subunit 13-like; the protein is MADEEDPTFEEENEEIGGGAEGGQGQRKRLFSKELRRMVYGFGDDQNPYTESVDILEDLVIEFITEMTHRAMAIGRQGRVQVEDIIFLMRKDPAKFARVKDLFTMNEELKRARKAFDEANYDYGS